The Opisthocomus hoazin isolate bOpiHoa1 chromosome W, bOpiHoa1.hap1, whole genome shotgun sequence genome includes a region encoding these proteins:
- the LOC142365490 gene encoding adenosine 5'-monophosphoramidase HINT1-like — translation MEWFPSGGSAGATRGVVVADEIIGAPPLSSGRRFPANVICEDEECLVFCDLSPQAPMLFLDMPKEPIIRLSEADGSGESLLGHLMPAGKKRAAHLGLTDGFRMVVDEGPEGGQPVCHVHLHILGGRQLGWPPG, via the exons ccgagtggaggaagcgcgggggcgacaaggggcgttgtcgtggctgacgagattattggggcgccgccactgtcttcgggaaggcgcttccccgccaacgtcatctgcgaggacgaggag tgccttgtgttctgcgatctttcaccccaagctccgatgcttttcctagacatgcctaaggagccaattatcaggttatctgaagcagatggttctggtgaatct cttcttgggcatttaatgcccgctgggaagaagcgtgctgctcacctgggcctgaccgatggattccggatggttgtggatgaagggcccgagggtgggcagcctgtctgtcacgtacatctacatattctgggtggccgtcagttgggctggccacctggctaa